The Gammaproteobacteria bacterium genome includes the window GCAATCTGAGATTTCTTCGATGCCGCGGGCCACATACTGGGCCATCTGAGCGACGTTTCCGTGGCGAGAGTAGTAGAGCACGAGGATATCCATCGGCACATGTCCAGGTTAGAGGATTTCGAGAACCTTCTCGGGTGGACGTCCGATCCGCGCCTTGCTCTTGCTTAGAACAATGGGGCGTTCAATCAAAATGGGATAGTCAAGCATCGCCGAGATCAGCGCCTCTCGGCTCAACGCTTTGTCATCGAGTTTTTCTTGCTTATATACGCTCTCATTCTTTCTCATCAGGTCCCGGGGCTCCAATTCCAGCAACGCCAAGATTCTCTCTAGGGTCGCCCTGTCCGGCGGTGTCTTGAGATACTCGATGACATCCGGATCGATGTTTCGCTTGCGAATGAGATCGAGCGTCTGTCGAGATTTTGAACAGCGCGGATTGTGGTAGATAGTCACTTTCATAGAATGCCTATCCTTCGTCCTGTCTAAAGAAATGCTATTCTACTCGAGGTTGCGCCTGTCAATGAATAATTCCAATCTATCACGCTGACGTTGCCGCTTGAACTGTGTAAAACGGGTAAATATTAGATGACGGTCTATGATTCGCAAGAATTTGTTTGCGTTCTCATCGATGCTCATGTTGTCAATGACGTATAATCAAATCCAATGAAATCATTGCGGCGCTTCAACTAGCGTTCTGATCTGGACAGACTCTTATGCCAAGGCGAGTGCTTGACAAAATCATAAACCAATGCAAGTGGATCATGGATTTTCTTGTGTTTGTTACGAGACAGTTCATGGCCGACGGGTGTCAGCGAACTGCAGCATCGCTTTCCTATACGACGGTTTTGTCTTTGGTCCCGTTGATAGCCGTTATGTTCGTCGCTCTCAAGGCATTTCCGGTATACCAAGACCTCGGCAATGAAATCCAAGATTATATCTTTCGAAATTTTGTGCCCGCCGCGAGTGAATCCGTGCAGAGCCATATCCAGCAGTTTGCGACCCGTGCTACGCAACTGACTGCCGCCGGGATCATCTTTTTGGTGCTCATTGCGGTCATGATGATGGTAACCATTGAAAATGCCTTAAATAAGATTTGGCGGGTGCATGCAAAACGTCACGCACTATCGAGCTTCGCGATGTATTGGGCGGTACTCACACTCGGCCCGTTACTAGTCGGGGTGGGATTAGTAGCGACATCGTATGTCGTCTCGTTACCATTGGTTTCGGACGTGGAAGTACGGCTTGGTCTCAAGACCCGGTTTATTGCATGGACGCCCTTCGTAACGACAACGCTCGCATTTACGCTCTTGTACATGCTGGTGCCCAACCGACGCGTACCGTTTCGCCCTGCGGTAATCGGCGGTGTCGTGGCCGCGCTGTTATTCGAAGTGGCCAAGCGGGGCTTTGCCTTCTACGTCACACATTTCCCGACCTATGAGGCGATCTATGGCGCCCTGGTCAGCATTCCGCTGTTCCTGGTTTGGGTATATTTATCTTGGCTTGTGATCCTGCTCGGCGCAGAGATCACCCGTAGCCTGGTCACGTTTCCGACCTGGCGCCGACATGTCAAGGCATATGGTGATGAGGGCTTCTTTGTCGCCGCCTACCGTACCATCGGGCAGCTGTGGGAGGCTCAAAGGCGGGGTCGCTCGATTTCGACGGAGGAGATCGTCAAGAAGGAGCGGCGCATCGACGATGAGCGTGCCACGGCGGTGCTCGACCGGCTTGTGCAGGCCCGGTGGGTGCATCGGACGGCGTCCGGTAAGTGGGTCTTGTCGCGGGATCTGGGTCAGCAGACCTTGCTGGAACTCTACGAGTCGGTGCCAGGTCCCCTGCCTGTCACGAACGCGAGCGGGGGTCAGCAGGATGAGTGGGACACGGCCTTGCGTACTGTGCTCGAGGGTCAAGGCAAGTCGATGCAGGTCCCGTTAAAATCCCTTTATGAGGGCAGCCCGTAAGCTGCAACGGTTGCGTGGGGCTATGTGCGCTTGTAGCTGAATTGCTCCAGGGAGGCAGTTGACTCTAACAATTTATCTGCACGGACCTGGAACGTCTCCTCGCCTACACTGATCTCCAAGGAACGGCCTTCTTGGTATAGCCCGTTTGTTGTGATCAAAGAGATCTCTCGATCTTGTTCGGGTGTGGCAATAAGAATGGCCCGCCGATGTTCCGTATCAGCCGGCCCCCCAACGAGCGCACACACCGTTGCCGGTCGGACCTTCGATGCAAGGATCTGAATTCCCAATTTATGTTCCATGTTTTTATGGATCATCAACCAGCGCACGACACCGATTGTCCAATCGTCTTCGGTACCATTATGCCCGGGCATCTTAAGACCGACGAGTTCGCCGATGCGAACAGGCTGCTGGAGCTTTGCATTCTTGAATACGGCAAGGCCGCCAGGCCCCTGATTGATGACATTCCAGTTTTCTGCGGAATAGACGCGTGCGCGTTGCGCGGGTTGCCTCTGGTTGATCTTTTCCCGTACGATGATTTCGCCTTCCTCCTCCGCGTCCTGAATGGCTTTGACAAAGTCGTGTTGGCCGTTCAAGTAAAAGTAGGTGGCATTAATTCCGCAGGTTAT containing:
- a CDS encoding virulence factor BrkB family protein, giving the protein MPRRVLDKIINQCKWIMDFLVFVTRQFMADGCQRTAASLSYTTVLSLVPLIAVMFVALKAFPVYQDLGNEIQDYIFRNFVPAASESVQSHIQQFATRATQLTAAGIIFLVLIAVMMMVTIENALNKIWRVHAKRHALSSFAMYWAVLTLGPLLVGVGLVATSYVVSLPLVSDVEVRLGLKTRFIAWTPFVTTTLAFTLLYMLVPNRRVPFRPAVIGGVVAALLFEVAKRGFAFYVTHFPTYEAIYGALVSIPLFLVWVYLSWLVILLGAEITRSLVTFPTWRRHVKAYGDEGFFVAAYRTIGQLWEAQRRGRSISTEEIVKKERRIDDERATAVLDRLVQARWVHRTASGKWVLSRDLGQQTLLELYESVPGPLPVTNASGGQQDEWDTALRTVLEGQGKSMQVPLKSLYEGSP
- the arsC gene encoding arsenate reductase (glutaredoxin) (This arsenate reductase requires both glutathione and glutaredoxin to convert arsenate to arsenite, after which the efflux transporter formed by ArsA and ArsB can extrude the arsenite from the cell, providing resistance.); the protein is MKVTIYHNPRCSKSRQTLDLIRKRNIDPDVIEYLKTPPDRATLERILALLELEPRDLMRKNESVYKQEKLDDKALSREALISAMLDYPILIERPIVLSKSKARIGRPPEKVLEIL